A genome region from Chiroxiphia lanceolata isolate bChiLan1 chromosome 5, bChiLan1.pri, whole genome shotgun sequence includes the following:
- the CHPT1 gene encoding cholinephosphotransferase 1 isoform X2, which produces MAVPWALPAPLSPAQLKRLEQHRYSAAGRSLLEPWLQPYWGWLVEQVPLGLAPNAITMGGLLLNCLTALPLIACCPSAAEQAPSWAYILGALGLFIYQSLDAIDGKQARRTNTSSPLGELFDHGCDSISTVFVVLGSCIAIRLGTNPDWLFFCCFVGLFMFYSAHWQTYVSGILRFGKIDVTEVQIAITMLLLISAYAGTAIWDYKVPLVGLELKFFAVIGILCGTALSFFNYFRVIFGGGVGKNGSTIAGTSVLSPGLHIGLLITLAIMIYKKSTTQLFEKHACLYVLTFGFVNAKISQKLVVAHMTKSEISLQDSAFIGPGLLFLDQYFNSFIDEYIVLWIALVQLVSPLSHQNNMD; this is translated from the exons ATGGCCgtgccctgggctctgcccgCGCCCCTCAGCCCGGCGCAGCTGAAGCGCCTGGAGCAGCACCGCTACAGCGCGGCCGGGCGCTCGCTGCTGGAGCCGTGGCTGCAGCCGTACTGGGGCTGGCTGGTGGAGCAGGTCCCGCTGGGGCTGGCGCCCAACGCCATCACCATGGGCGGCCTCCTGCTGAATTGCCTGACGGCGCTGCCGCTCATCGCCTGCTGCCCCAGCGCCGCCGAGCAG GCACCTTCTTGGGCATACATCCTGGGTGCATTAGGACTTTTTATCTACCAGTCTCTGGATGCCATTGATGGGAAGCAAGCCAGAAGAACAAACACTAGTTCTCCTCTAGGAGAACTCTTTGATCATGGTTGCGACTCTATTTCCACAG tttttgttgtCCTTGGATCCTGCATAGCAATCCGACTAGGAACAAATCCTGActggttgtttttctgttgttttgtgggACTGTTCATGTTCTATTCTGCTCACTGGCAGACATATGTATCAGGCATACTAAGGTTTGGAAA AATTGATGTAACTGAAGTTCAGATAGCCATAACAATGCTGCTCTTGATATCTGCATATGCAGGAACAGCAATATGGGACTATAAG GTCCCTTTGGTGGGCTTAGAACTGAAGTTCTTTGCAGTTATTGGCATCCTGTGTGGAAcagcactttcttttttcaattaCTTCCGTGTCATCTTTGGTGGAGGGGTTGGAAAGAATGGATCCACAATAGCA GGAACAAGTGTTCTTTCGCCAGGCCTGCACATTGGACTACTTATCACACTGGCCATTATGATTTATAAAAAGTCTACAACTCAGCTGTTTGAAAAGCATGCTTGCCTGTATGTCTTAACATTTGGGTTTGTGAATGCCAAAATCTCACAGAAGTTAGTG GTGGCTCACATGACAAAAAGTGAAATCTCTCTTCAGGACTCTGCGTTTATTGGGCCAGGACTTCTGTTTCTGGACCAGTACTTCAACAGTTTCATTGATGAATATATTGTTCTATGGATAGCATTG GTACAACTTGTTTCTCCATTGAGCCATCAGAATAACATGGACTGA
- the CHPT1 gene encoding cholinephosphotransferase 1 isoform X1 — translation MAVPWALPAPLSPAQLKRLEQHRYSAAGRSLLEPWLQPYWGWLVEQVPLGLAPNAITMGGLLLNCLTALPLIACCPSAAEQAPSWAYILGALGLFIYQSLDAIDGKQARRTNTSSPLGELFDHGCDSISTVFVVLGSCIAIRLGTNPDWLFFCCFVGLFMFYSAHWQTYVSGILRFGKIDVTEVQIAITMLLLISAYAGTAIWDYKVPLVGLELKFFAVIGILCGTALSFFNYFRVIFGGGVGKNGSTIAGTSVLSPGLHIGLLITLAIMIYKKSTTQLFEKHACLYVLTFGFVNAKISQKLVVAHMTKSEISLQDSAFIGPGLLFLDQYFNSFIDEYIVLWIALFISLFDMLRYATGVCLQIAAHLHIHVFRISSHQAPEQVQLVSPLSHQNNMD, via the exons ATGGCCgtgccctgggctctgcccgCGCCCCTCAGCCCGGCGCAGCTGAAGCGCCTGGAGCAGCACCGCTACAGCGCGGCCGGGCGCTCGCTGCTGGAGCCGTGGCTGCAGCCGTACTGGGGCTGGCTGGTGGAGCAGGTCCCGCTGGGGCTGGCGCCCAACGCCATCACCATGGGCGGCCTCCTGCTGAATTGCCTGACGGCGCTGCCGCTCATCGCCTGCTGCCCCAGCGCCGCCGAGCAG GCACCTTCTTGGGCATACATCCTGGGTGCATTAGGACTTTTTATCTACCAGTCTCTGGATGCCATTGATGGGAAGCAAGCCAGAAGAACAAACACTAGTTCTCCTCTAGGAGAACTCTTTGATCATGGTTGCGACTCTATTTCCACAG tttttgttgtCCTTGGATCCTGCATAGCAATCCGACTAGGAACAAATCCTGActggttgtttttctgttgttttgtgggACTGTTCATGTTCTATTCTGCTCACTGGCAGACATATGTATCAGGCATACTAAGGTTTGGAAA AATTGATGTAACTGAAGTTCAGATAGCCATAACAATGCTGCTCTTGATATCTGCATATGCAGGAACAGCAATATGGGACTATAAG GTCCCTTTGGTGGGCTTAGAACTGAAGTTCTTTGCAGTTATTGGCATCCTGTGTGGAAcagcactttcttttttcaattaCTTCCGTGTCATCTTTGGTGGAGGGGTTGGAAAGAATGGATCCACAATAGCA GGAACAAGTGTTCTTTCGCCAGGCCTGCACATTGGACTACTTATCACACTGGCCATTATGATTTATAAAAAGTCTACAACTCAGCTGTTTGAAAAGCATGCTTGCCTGTATGTCTTAACATTTGGGTTTGTGAATGCCAAAATCTCACAGAAGTTAGTG GTGGCTCACATGACAAAAAGTGAAATCTCTCTTCAGGACTCTGCGTTTATTGGGCCAGGACTTCTGTTTCTGGACCAGTACTTCAACAGTTTCATTGATGAATATATTGTTCTATGGATAGCATTG tTCATATCCTTGTTTGATATGCTGAGATATGCCACTGGTGTGTGCCTACAGATTGCTGCTCATCTTCATATACATGTCTTCAGAATTTCATCTCATCAAGCTCCTGAACAG GTACAACTTGTTTCTCCATTGAGCCATCAGAATAACATGGACTGA